The Megalops cyprinoides isolate fMegCyp1 chromosome 22, fMegCyp1.pri, whole genome shotgun sequence genome contains a region encoding:
- the pcdh10a gene encoding protocadherin-10a isoform X2, giving the protein MIVLFLLFSWIVDGVVSQLHYSVPEEQDHGTFVGNIAEDLGLDITKLSSRRFQTVPSSRNPYLEVNLENGALFVNEKIDREQICKQSATCLLHMEVFLENPLELFRVEIEIMDINDNPPSFPETDITIEITESATPGTRFPVESAFDPDVGTNALRTYEITTNNYFFLDVQTQGDGNKFAELVLEKPLDREQQAVHRYVLTAVDGGMPQRTGTALLVVKVLDSNDNVPAFDQSVYTVNLPENSPPGTLVIQLNATDMDEGQNGEIVYSFSSHNSQRVRELFNIDARTGRIEVIGEVDYEESNTYQLYVQAKDLGPNAVPAHCKVLVKLIDVNDNTPEISFSTVTESVSEQAAPGTVIALLSVTDKDSGENGQTHCEIVGDVPFKLKSSFKNYYTIVTDGLLDRENADSYTITVVAKDKGIPSLATSKSIKVQVSDENDNAPRFMQPIYDVYVTENNVPGAYIYAVSAVDPDIGQNAHISYSILECDIQGMSVFTYVSINSENGYLYALRSFDYEQLKDFSFMVQAKDSGTPDLSSNATVNVVIVDQNDNAPSVIAPLGKNGTAKEHLPRSAEPGYLVTRIVAMDADDGENARLSYSILRGNEMGMFRMDWRTGELRTARRVSSKRDPHHPYDLLIEVRDHGQPPLSSTASVVIVLVDSIVEGHSGDRGSSKAKENSLDLTLILIIALGSVSFIFLLAMIVLAVRCQKDKKLNIYTCLASDCCLCCSSCCSRQARARKKKLSKSDIMLVQSTNVTSTAQVPVEESGSFGSHHQNQNYCYQVCLTPESAKTDLMFLKPCSPARSTDTDHNPCGAIVTGYTDQQPDIISNGSILSNETKHQRAELSYLVDRPRRVNSSAFQEADIVSSKDSGHGDSEQGDSDHDATNRGHSSGADLFSNCTEECKALGHSDRCWMPSFVPSDGRQAADYRSNLHVPGMDSVPDTERGKGFASSFRVDVPDTA; this is encoded by the exons ATGATTGTGTTATTTCTCCTGTTCTCGTGGATCGTGGATGGGGTGGTTTCCCAGCTACACTACTCTGTTCCGGAGGAACAGGACCATGGCACGTTTGTGGGGAATATCGCAGAGGATCTGGGCTTGGACATAACAAAACTTTCTTCGCGCAGATTCCAGACTGTGCCTAGCTCAAGGAATCCGTACTTGGAGGTGAATTTGGAAAACGGGGCGCTTTTCGTGAACGAGAAGATAGACAGGGAACAGATCTGCAAACAGAGTGCTACCTGTCTTCTGCACATGGAGGTGTTTTTGGAAAATCCACTAGAGCTTTTTCGCGTGGAAATTGAAATAATGGATATCAATGACAATCCCCCGAGCTTCCCCGAGACTGATATTACCATTGAAATTACTGAAAGTGCCACTCCTGGAACCCGCTTTCCAGTAGAGAGCGCATTCGACCCCGACGTTGGCACCAATGCGCTTCGCACCTACGAAATCACCACCAACAACTATTTTTTCCTCGATGTGCAAACGCAAGGGGATGGCAACAAATTTGCGGAGTTGGTGTTGGAAAAGCCCCTGGACAGGGAACAGCAAGCCGTGCACAGGTATGTACTGACAGCGGTAGATGGTGGTATGCCTCAGAGGACTGGAACGGCTCTGCTAGTGGTTAAAGTTCTCGATTCGAACGATAACGTCCCCGCCTTTGATCAGTCGGTGTACACTGTGAACCTGCCTGAAAATTCTCCGCCGGGAACCCTGGTCATCCAGTTAAACGCCACCGATATGGACGAGGGACAGAACGGCGAAATTGTATATTCTTTCAGCAGTCATAATTcccagagagtgagggagttaTTTAATATTGACGCACGGACTGGGAGAATCGAAGTGATTGGGGAAGTCGACTATGAGGAGAGCAACACATATCAGCTCTACGTTCAAGCGAAAGATCTTGGACCTAACGCCGTCCCCGCTCACTGTAAAGTTCTGGTCAAACTGATAGATGTGAATGATAATACCCCGGAGATCAGTTTCAGCACCGTAACAGAATCGGTGAGTGAACAGGCAGCCCCTGGTACTGTAATCGCGCTGCTGAGCGTTACAGACAAGGATTCCGGAGAAAACGGCCAGACTCACTGCGAAATTGTTGGAGACGTACCTTTCAAGCTCAAATCGTCGTTCAAAAACTATTACACTATTGTTACAGATGGACTTCTGGACAGGGAAAATGCCGATTCATATACGATCACAGTAGTGGCAAAAGATAAGGGCATACCGTCCCTTGCCACAAGCAAGTCTATCAAAGTGCAAGTGTCAGATGAAAACGACAATGCCCCGAGGTTCATGCAGCCGATTTACGACGTGTatgtaactgaaaataatgtgcCAGGCGCTTATATTTACGCAGTGAGCGCTGTAGATCCTGATATCGGACAAAATGCCCATATTTCATACTCCATATTGGAGTGCGACATTCAGGGTATGTCTGTATTTACCTATGTATCAATCAATTCAGAAAACGGCTACCTTTATGCGTTGAGATCATTCGATTATGAACAACTAAAAGACTTCAGCTTTATGGTTCAAGCTAAGGATTCCGGTACCCCTGACTTATCCTCCAACGCCACCGTTAATGTGGTCATAGTGGATCAAAACGATAACGCCCCCTCAGTCATTGCCCCGCTTGGAAAAAACGGCACAGCAAAAGAACATTTGCCCCGGTCTGCGGAACCTGGGTACCTGGTAACGCGTATAGTGGCTATGGATGCAGATGACGGAGAGAACGCCCGCCTGTCGTACAGCATACTAAGAGGGAACGAGATGGGGATGTTTCGAATGGATTGGAGAACGGGTGAGCTAAGGACTGCCAGGAGGGTCTCGAGTAAAAGAGACCCACATCATCCGTATGACTTGTTGATTGAAGTGAGGGACCACGGACAGCCACCTCTCTCGTCCACAGCCAGCGTCGTCATAGTGCTTGTTGACAGCATAGTCGAAGGCCACAGTGGTGATCGAGGCTCCTCTAAAGCCAAGGAAAACTCCCTTGATTTGACTCTTATCCTCATAATCGCTCTGGGCTCGGTGTCCTTCATATTTCTCCTGGCGATGATCGTGCTTGCAGTCAGGTGTCAAAAGGACAAAAAGCTGAACATCTACACCTGCCTGGCCAGCGACTGttgcctctgctgcagctcgTGCTGTAGCAGGCAGGCGCGAGCCAGAAAGAAAAAGCTTAGCAAGTCAGATATAATGCTGGTGCAGAGCACTAATGTCACGAGCACTGCCCAAGTACCAGTTGAGGAGTCCGGGAGCTTCGGTTCCCACCATCAAAACCAGAACTATTGTTACCAGGTATGTCTCACTCCGGAATCTGCCAAAACCGATCTCATGTTCCTAAAGCCCTGTAGTCCCGCTAGGAGCACAGACACTGACCACAATCCCTGTGGCGCCATAGTGACAGGTTATACAGACCAGCAACCTGACATCATATCTAACGGCAGCATTTTATCAAACGAG ACGAAACACCAGCGAGCAGAACTCAGTTACCTTGTTGATAGACCGCGGCGTGTTAACAG ttctgctttCCAGGAAGCGGATATAGTGAGTTCTAAAGACAGTGGACACGGCGACAGTGAACAAGGCGACAGTGACCATGACGCCACCAATCGAGGGCATTCGTCTG GTGCAGACCTTTTTTCAAATTGCACAGAAGAGTGCAAGGCCCTAGGGCACTCAGATCGATGCTGGATGCCCTCGTTTGTACCCTCCGATGGCCGACAGGCAGCAGATTATCGTAGCAATCTGCATGTCCCTGGAATGGACTCTGTGCCCGACACTGAG CGAGGAAAAGGATTTGCTAGTTCATTTCGCGTGGACGTACCAGACACGGCATGA
- the pcdh10a gene encoding protocadherin-10a isoform X3, with protein MIVLFLLFSWIVDGVVSQLHYSVPEEQDHGTFVGNIAEDLGLDITKLSSRRFQTVPSSRNPYLEVNLENGALFVNEKIDREQICKQSATCLLHMEVFLENPLELFRVEIEIMDINDNPPSFPETDITIEITESATPGTRFPVESAFDPDVGTNALRTYEITTNNYFFLDVQTQGDGNKFAELVLEKPLDREQQAVHRYVLTAVDGGMPQRTGTALLVVKVLDSNDNVPAFDQSVYTVNLPENSPPGTLVIQLNATDMDEGQNGEIVYSFSSHNSQRVRELFNIDARTGRIEVIGEVDYEESNTYQLYVQAKDLGPNAVPAHCKVLVKLIDVNDNTPEISFSTVTESVSEQAAPGTVIALLSVTDKDSGENGQTHCEIVGDVPFKLKSSFKNYYTIVTDGLLDRENADSYTITVVAKDKGIPSLATSKSIKVQVSDENDNAPRFMQPIYDVYVTENNVPGAYIYAVSAVDPDIGQNAHISYSILECDIQGMSVFTYVSINSENGYLYALRSFDYEQLKDFSFMVQAKDSGTPDLSSNATVNVVIVDQNDNAPSVIAPLGKNGTAKEHLPRSAEPGYLVTRIVAMDADDGENARLSYSILRGNEMGMFRMDWRTGELRTARRVSSKRDPHHPYDLLIEVRDHGQPPLSSTASVVIVLVDSIVEGHSGDRGSSKAKENSLDLTLILIIALGSVSFIFLLAMIVLAVRCQKDKKLNIYTCLASDCCLCCSSCCSRQARARKKKLSKSDIMLVQSTNVTSTAQVPVEESGSFGSHHQNQNYCYQTKHQRAELSYLVDRPRRVNSSAFQEADIVSSKDSGHGDSEQGDSDHDATNRGHSSGADLFSNCTEECKALGHSDRCWMPSFVPSDGRQAADYRSNLHVPGMDSVPDTEVFETEEQTGDRSFSTFGKEKSHHGTLERKEFDALLSSTRAPYKPPYLSRKRIC; from the exons ATGATTGTGTTATTTCTCCTGTTCTCGTGGATCGTGGATGGGGTGGTTTCCCAGCTACACTACTCTGTTCCGGAGGAACAGGACCATGGCACGTTTGTGGGGAATATCGCAGAGGATCTGGGCTTGGACATAACAAAACTTTCTTCGCGCAGATTCCAGACTGTGCCTAGCTCAAGGAATCCGTACTTGGAGGTGAATTTGGAAAACGGGGCGCTTTTCGTGAACGAGAAGATAGACAGGGAACAGATCTGCAAACAGAGTGCTACCTGTCTTCTGCACATGGAGGTGTTTTTGGAAAATCCACTAGAGCTTTTTCGCGTGGAAATTGAAATAATGGATATCAATGACAATCCCCCGAGCTTCCCCGAGACTGATATTACCATTGAAATTACTGAAAGTGCCACTCCTGGAACCCGCTTTCCAGTAGAGAGCGCATTCGACCCCGACGTTGGCACCAATGCGCTTCGCACCTACGAAATCACCACCAACAACTATTTTTTCCTCGATGTGCAAACGCAAGGGGATGGCAACAAATTTGCGGAGTTGGTGTTGGAAAAGCCCCTGGACAGGGAACAGCAAGCCGTGCACAGGTATGTACTGACAGCGGTAGATGGTGGTATGCCTCAGAGGACTGGAACGGCTCTGCTAGTGGTTAAAGTTCTCGATTCGAACGATAACGTCCCCGCCTTTGATCAGTCGGTGTACACTGTGAACCTGCCTGAAAATTCTCCGCCGGGAACCCTGGTCATCCAGTTAAACGCCACCGATATGGACGAGGGACAGAACGGCGAAATTGTATATTCTTTCAGCAGTCATAATTcccagagagtgagggagttaTTTAATATTGACGCACGGACTGGGAGAATCGAAGTGATTGGGGAAGTCGACTATGAGGAGAGCAACACATATCAGCTCTACGTTCAAGCGAAAGATCTTGGACCTAACGCCGTCCCCGCTCACTGTAAAGTTCTGGTCAAACTGATAGATGTGAATGATAATACCCCGGAGATCAGTTTCAGCACCGTAACAGAATCGGTGAGTGAACAGGCAGCCCCTGGTACTGTAATCGCGCTGCTGAGCGTTACAGACAAGGATTCCGGAGAAAACGGCCAGACTCACTGCGAAATTGTTGGAGACGTACCTTTCAAGCTCAAATCGTCGTTCAAAAACTATTACACTATTGTTACAGATGGACTTCTGGACAGGGAAAATGCCGATTCATATACGATCACAGTAGTGGCAAAAGATAAGGGCATACCGTCCCTTGCCACAAGCAAGTCTATCAAAGTGCAAGTGTCAGATGAAAACGACAATGCCCCGAGGTTCATGCAGCCGATTTACGACGTGTatgtaactgaaaataatgtgcCAGGCGCTTATATTTACGCAGTGAGCGCTGTAGATCCTGATATCGGACAAAATGCCCATATTTCATACTCCATATTGGAGTGCGACATTCAGGGTATGTCTGTATTTACCTATGTATCAATCAATTCAGAAAACGGCTACCTTTATGCGTTGAGATCATTCGATTATGAACAACTAAAAGACTTCAGCTTTATGGTTCAAGCTAAGGATTCCGGTACCCCTGACTTATCCTCCAACGCCACCGTTAATGTGGTCATAGTGGATCAAAACGATAACGCCCCCTCAGTCATTGCCCCGCTTGGAAAAAACGGCACAGCAAAAGAACATTTGCCCCGGTCTGCGGAACCTGGGTACCTGGTAACGCGTATAGTGGCTATGGATGCAGATGACGGAGAGAACGCCCGCCTGTCGTACAGCATACTAAGAGGGAACGAGATGGGGATGTTTCGAATGGATTGGAGAACGGGTGAGCTAAGGACTGCCAGGAGGGTCTCGAGTAAAAGAGACCCACATCATCCGTATGACTTGTTGATTGAAGTGAGGGACCACGGACAGCCACCTCTCTCGTCCACAGCCAGCGTCGTCATAGTGCTTGTTGACAGCATAGTCGAAGGCCACAGTGGTGATCGAGGCTCCTCTAAAGCCAAGGAAAACTCCCTTGATTTGACTCTTATCCTCATAATCGCTCTGGGCTCGGTGTCCTTCATATTTCTCCTGGCGATGATCGTGCTTGCAGTCAGGTGTCAAAAGGACAAAAAGCTGAACATCTACACCTGCCTGGCCAGCGACTGttgcctctgctgcagctcgTGCTGTAGCAGGCAGGCGCGAGCCAGAAAGAAAAAGCTTAGCAAGTCAGATATAATGCTGGTGCAGAGCACTAATGTCACGAGCACTGCCCAAGTACCAGTTGAGGAGTCCGGGAGCTTCGGTTCCCACCATCAAAACCAGAACTATTGTTACCAG ACGAAACACCAGCGAGCAGAACTCAGTTACCTTGTTGATAGACCGCGGCGTGTTAACAG ttctgctttCCAGGAAGCGGATATAGTGAGTTCTAAAGACAGTGGACACGGCGACAGTGAACAAGGCGACAGTGACCATGACGCCACCAATCGAGGGCATTCGTCTG GTGCAGACCTTTTTTCAAATTGCACAGAAGAGTGCAAGGCCCTAGGGCACTCAGATCGATGCTGGATGCCCTCGTTTGTACCCTCCGATGGCCGACAGGCAGCAGATTATCGTAGCAATCTGCATGTCCCTGGAATGGACTCTGTGCCCGACACTGAGGTATTTGAAACCGAAGAGCAAACGGGCGATAGATCATTCTCCACCTTTGGCAAAGAGAAGTCACATCACGGCACCCTAGAGAGGAAAGAGtttgatgcacttctgtctAGCACACGTGCGCCTTACAAACCACCCTATTTGT CGAGGAAAAGGATTTGCTAG
- the pcdh10a gene encoding protocadherin-10a isoform X1 translates to MIVLFLLFSWIVDGVVSQLHYSVPEEQDHGTFVGNIAEDLGLDITKLSSRRFQTVPSSRNPYLEVNLENGALFVNEKIDREQICKQSATCLLHMEVFLENPLELFRVEIEIMDINDNPPSFPETDITIEITESATPGTRFPVESAFDPDVGTNALRTYEITTNNYFFLDVQTQGDGNKFAELVLEKPLDREQQAVHRYVLTAVDGGMPQRTGTALLVVKVLDSNDNVPAFDQSVYTVNLPENSPPGTLVIQLNATDMDEGQNGEIVYSFSSHNSQRVRELFNIDARTGRIEVIGEVDYEESNTYQLYVQAKDLGPNAVPAHCKVLVKLIDVNDNTPEISFSTVTESVSEQAAPGTVIALLSVTDKDSGENGQTHCEIVGDVPFKLKSSFKNYYTIVTDGLLDRENADSYTITVVAKDKGIPSLATSKSIKVQVSDENDNAPRFMQPIYDVYVTENNVPGAYIYAVSAVDPDIGQNAHISYSILECDIQGMSVFTYVSINSENGYLYALRSFDYEQLKDFSFMVQAKDSGTPDLSSNATVNVVIVDQNDNAPSVIAPLGKNGTAKEHLPRSAEPGYLVTRIVAMDADDGENARLSYSILRGNEMGMFRMDWRTGELRTARRVSSKRDPHHPYDLLIEVRDHGQPPLSSTASVVIVLVDSIVEGHSGDRGSSKAKENSLDLTLILIIALGSVSFIFLLAMIVLAVRCQKDKKLNIYTCLASDCCLCCSSCCSRQARARKKKLSKSDIMLVQSTNVTSTAQVPVEESGSFGSHHQNQNYCYQVCLTPESAKTDLMFLKPCSPARSTDTDHNPCGAIVTGYTDQQPDIISNGSILSNETKHQRAELSYLVDRPRRVNSSAFQEADIVSSKDSGHGDSEQGDSDHDATNRGHSSGADLFSNCTEECKALGHSDRCWMPSFVPSDGRQAADYRSNLHVPGMDSVPDTEVFETEEQTGDRSFSTFGKEKSHHGTLERKEFDALLSSTRAPYKPPYLSRKRIC, encoded by the exons ATGATTGTGTTATTTCTCCTGTTCTCGTGGATCGTGGATGGGGTGGTTTCCCAGCTACACTACTCTGTTCCGGAGGAACAGGACCATGGCACGTTTGTGGGGAATATCGCAGAGGATCTGGGCTTGGACATAACAAAACTTTCTTCGCGCAGATTCCAGACTGTGCCTAGCTCAAGGAATCCGTACTTGGAGGTGAATTTGGAAAACGGGGCGCTTTTCGTGAACGAGAAGATAGACAGGGAACAGATCTGCAAACAGAGTGCTACCTGTCTTCTGCACATGGAGGTGTTTTTGGAAAATCCACTAGAGCTTTTTCGCGTGGAAATTGAAATAATGGATATCAATGACAATCCCCCGAGCTTCCCCGAGACTGATATTACCATTGAAATTACTGAAAGTGCCACTCCTGGAACCCGCTTTCCAGTAGAGAGCGCATTCGACCCCGACGTTGGCACCAATGCGCTTCGCACCTACGAAATCACCACCAACAACTATTTTTTCCTCGATGTGCAAACGCAAGGGGATGGCAACAAATTTGCGGAGTTGGTGTTGGAAAAGCCCCTGGACAGGGAACAGCAAGCCGTGCACAGGTATGTACTGACAGCGGTAGATGGTGGTATGCCTCAGAGGACTGGAACGGCTCTGCTAGTGGTTAAAGTTCTCGATTCGAACGATAACGTCCCCGCCTTTGATCAGTCGGTGTACACTGTGAACCTGCCTGAAAATTCTCCGCCGGGAACCCTGGTCATCCAGTTAAACGCCACCGATATGGACGAGGGACAGAACGGCGAAATTGTATATTCTTTCAGCAGTCATAATTcccagagagtgagggagttaTTTAATATTGACGCACGGACTGGGAGAATCGAAGTGATTGGGGAAGTCGACTATGAGGAGAGCAACACATATCAGCTCTACGTTCAAGCGAAAGATCTTGGACCTAACGCCGTCCCCGCTCACTGTAAAGTTCTGGTCAAACTGATAGATGTGAATGATAATACCCCGGAGATCAGTTTCAGCACCGTAACAGAATCGGTGAGTGAACAGGCAGCCCCTGGTACTGTAATCGCGCTGCTGAGCGTTACAGACAAGGATTCCGGAGAAAACGGCCAGACTCACTGCGAAATTGTTGGAGACGTACCTTTCAAGCTCAAATCGTCGTTCAAAAACTATTACACTATTGTTACAGATGGACTTCTGGACAGGGAAAATGCCGATTCATATACGATCACAGTAGTGGCAAAAGATAAGGGCATACCGTCCCTTGCCACAAGCAAGTCTATCAAAGTGCAAGTGTCAGATGAAAACGACAATGCCCCGAGGTTCATGCAGCCGATTTACGACGTGTatgtaactgaaaataatgtgcCAGGCGCTTATATTTACGCAGTGAGCGCTGTAGATCCTGATATCGGACAAAATGCCCATATTTCATACTCCATATTGGAGTGCGACATTCAGGGTATGTCTGTATTTACCTATGTATCAATCAATTCAGAAAACGGCTACCTTTATGCGTTGAGATCATTCGATTATGAACAACTAAAAGACTTCAGCTTTATGGTTCAAGCTAAGGATTCCGGTACCCCTGACTTATCCTCCAACGCCACCGTTAATGTGGTCATAGTGGATCAAAACGATAACGCCCCCTCAGTCATTGCCCCGCTTGGAAAAAACGGCACAGCAAAAGAACATTTGCCCCGGTCTGCGGAACCTGGGTACCTGGTAACGCGTATAGTGGCTATGGATGCAGATGACGGAGAGAACGCCCGCCTGTCGTACAGCATACTAAGAGGGAACGAGATGGGGATGTTTCGAATGGATTGGAGAACGGGTGAGCTAAGGACTGCCAGGAGGGTCTCGAGTAAAAGAGACCCACATCATCCGTATGACTTGTTGATTGAAGTGAGGGACCACGGACAGCCACCTCTCTCGTCCACAGCCAGCGTCGTCATAGTGCTTGTTGACAGCATAGTCGAAGGCCACAGTGGTGATCGAGGCTCCTCTAAAGCCAAGGAAAACTCCCTTGATTTGACTCTTATCCTCATAATCGCTCTGGGCTCGGTGTCCTTCATATTTCTCCTGGCGATGATCGTGCTTGCAGTCAGGTGTCAAAAGGACAAAAAGCTGAACATCTACACCTGCCTGGCCAGCGACTGttgcctctgctgcagctcgTGCTGTAGCAGGCAGGCGCGAGCCAGAAAGAAAAAGCTTAGCAAGTCAGATATAATGCTGGTGCAGAGCACTAATGTCACGAGCACTGCCCAAGTACCAGTTGAGGAGTCCGGGAGCTTCGGTTCCCACCATCAAAACCAGAACTATTGTTACCAGGTATGTCTCACTCCGGAATCTGCCAAAACCGATCTCATGTTCCTAAAGCCCTGTAGTCCCGCTAGGAGCACAGACACTGACCACAATCCCTGTGGCGCCATAGTGACAGGTTATACAGACCAGCAACCTGACATCATATCTAACGGCAGCATTTTATCAAACGAG ACGAAACACCAGCGAGCAGAACTCAGTTACCTTGTTGATAGACCGCGGCGTGTTAACAG ttctgctttCCAGGAAGCGGATATAGTGAGTTCTAAAGACAGTGGACACGGCGACAGTGAACAAGGCGACAGTGACCATGACGCCACCAATCGAGGGCATTCGTCTG GTGCAGACCTTTTTTCAAATTGCACAGAAGAGTGCAAGGCCCTAGGGCACTCAGATCGATGCTGGATGCCCTCGTTTGTACCCTCCGATGGCCGACAGGCAGCAGATTATCGTAGCAATCTGCATGTCCCTGGAATGGACTCTGTGCCCGACACTGAGGTATTTGAAACCGAAGAGCAAACGGGCGATAGATCATTCTCCACCTTTGGCAAAGAGAAGTCACATCACGGCACCCTAGAGAGGAAAGAGtttgatgcacttctgtctAGCACACGTGCGCCTTACAAACCACCCTATTTGT CGAGGAAAAGGATTTGCTAG